Part of the Dehalococcoidia bacterium genome is shown below.
TATGGCGACCGAGTACCGCGAGGAGCCGTGCAAGACGGCGCTCAATCGCGTCCAGGGAATGCCATTCGCATGGTCCCTTAACCCCTACATGGGCTGCGCCCACCAGTGCACGTTTTGCTACGTCCGCGCCTTCGAGCGCCGCGCGGACCGGCCCTATGACGGCCGCTACGGCGCCTCGATCCGGGTCAAGGTCAACATCCCGCAGGTCCTGCGCGCGGAGGTGGCTCGGCGCTCCTGGAAGCGCGAGCCGGTGGCGATTGGCGCGGCGACAGACCCCTACCAGCCCGCGGAGGGCAAGTACAGGCTCACCCGTGGCTGCCTGGAGGTCCTGTGCTCCGTCCGCAATCCCTTCAGCATCGTCACCCGCGGGCCCATGATCGTGCGCGACATCGATGTGCTGCAGGAAGCCTCCCGCCGGGCCGACGTGCAGGTGAACTTCTCGGTGCCGACGCTCCACCTCGAGGTGTGGCGGCGCACCGAACCGGGGACGGCCCCTCCCCGCCAGCGGCTGCGCGCCCTGCGCGCGCTGATCGATGCCGGAGTGAAGGCCGGCGTAGGGATGGCGCCGATCCTGCCGGGGATAAGCGACAAGCCGGAGATGCTGCGCGAGGTCGTAATGGCGGCAAGGGACGCCGGCGCGGCTTTCCTGTGGGCGAACGTCCTCTATCTCAAGCCGGGCACGCGCGAGCACTTCCTCGAGAACCTGGCGCGCGACTGGCCGGAGATGCTGGACCGCTACCTGCGCCTCTACGCCCGCCCCTACGTCCCCAGGGAAGTCGCGGAGCCGATACAGGAGCGAGTCCGGCTCCTGCGCGGCGAGTACGACATCGCCGACCGGCGGCGGGAGCCCCTCGCGCCCGCGCCCGGCGCGGAGCAACTGGCGCTATTCGGCCTCTAGGATGGCCGTGGCGAGCGCTGAGCTTGCCGGCCACTGCGGAAGTGGCATGACCTCGCCGGCCGGCCGTGCCCGCGTCTAGCCGCGCCCGAAGCTGGAGATCTGCGTCTCCTTCTGGGTGATGAACTCCAGCAGCGCGGGGCGGCCCTCCTGCGTTGCCTGGATGCCGCGTTTTATCGAGGGCACGATCTGGTCGGGCGTAGTCACGCGCTCGCCGTAGCCGCCGAGGGCGCAGGCGAAGTCCGCGTAGTTGCCGCTGATGTCCGTCGAGCGGTACTTCTCGGTCGAGACCGGCATGACCGGTAGCTCGATGGCCATGGAGAAGTTGTTGAGCAGGATGGACAAGATCGGGATGCGCTCGCGCGCGGCCGTTTCGAAGTCCATGCCCGTCATGCCGATGGCGGCGTCGCCCCAGACGTTTATGCACAGCTTGTCGGGACGGGCGAGCTTCGCGCCCATGGCCAGCCCCAGGCCGTAGCCGAGTTGCGTGGTCTTGCCCCAGCCGATGTAGCTCAGCGGCGTCACGGAGGGCCAGAAGGGCGAGAGTTGGTCGCGCGGGCTGCCGGCGTCGTGCGTGATGATCGTGTTGCGGACGTCGACCGTCTGCATGAGGTCGCGGATCACCCGGTACGGCGAAAGCGGCACCTCCTCGGAGTTCAGCTTCGGCGACCAGGTCTGCAGCCACTCGTCGCGGCAGCGGTCGATTTCGGCTTTTATGGCCGCCGTCTTGCCGCGCGGGCGGCCCTTCAGGCGCTCCCGCAGTTCGGCGGTTAGCGCCTGCAGGGTCAGCCTGGCATCGCCGACGAGCGGGTACTTCGTGGGGATGTCCTTGTTCAAGTCCGTGGGGTCGACAGTGTTGTGGATGTAGGTCTTGTTGGGGGAAAACTGGATGCCGTAGCTCGTGCGGCTGAAGCTGCAGCCAATGCCGCAGATCAGGTCAGAGGCCTGGAGGAAGTCCCAGACCGGCTTCGGCAAGGAACGCCCGCCGGAGCCGAGGGACAACGGGTGGTCTTCGGGGAAGGCGCTCTTGCCCTCCAGGCTGGTCGTTACCGGCGCCTCGAGCAACTCCGCGAACTCGCGCAGCTCGTCCCAGGCCTCGGCGTAGTGGACCCCCTGGCCGGCGTAGATGACCGGTCGCTCGGCGTTCGCCAGCGCCTCGGCCGCGCGCGATATGTCGGCCGGGTCGGGGGCATAGCGGGTTGCGCGCACGGGTTCGTACTTGAGGCCGTCTTCGGTGCCGGGGACCTCCTCGCGCCAGACATCGGCTGGCACCTCGATGAGCGCGGGGCCCGGCCGGCCGTTGCGGACCTGGGTGAAGGCGCGGCGCATAGCCTCGACCACCGCGGCCGGCGTGAGTACCTGCTCCGACCACTTCGTGACGTTGCGGTAGTTCAAGGTGGAGTTGAAGTTCGGATACACATGCGTCAGGTGGCGTCCGTAGCCGGCGGGGATGAAGACCAGGGGCACGGACTCCGAGAAGGCCTGGGCGATGCCGCCGAAGGCGTTCTCTGCCCCCGGCCCGTTCTGACAGGCGAAGACGCCGACCTTCTTGCCCGAATTCAGGCGGCTGTAGGCGTCCGCCATGTGGATGCCGGTGCGCTCCTGCCGGACGATGATCGTGCGAATGTCGATCTGGGCGCAGGCCTCGATCAAGGCGTTCACCGGATAGGCAACGAGGAACTCTACGCCCTCGCGCTTCAAGACTTCGGCGATTACGTTCGCGACTCGCATTGCCACCTGCCTCGTTGTGCGGAAGACCTTACGCGGGGACTGGCCGCATTGTAGAGCACGCCAGCGCGACCGATTCCAGGGCGCCTCCCGGCCTTCAGGCGCCGCGCTGGTGAAGGTAAACTGACACGGGAGCCATGACGACACCCAACATCGACCTCGAGCACCTTCTCGCCTCGGCGCCTGACGGCATCCTCATCGCGGAC
Proteins encoded:
- a CDS encoding radical SAM protein, with translation MATEYREEPCKTALNRVQGMPFAWSLNPYMGCAHQCTFCYVRAFERRADRPYDGRYGASIRVKVNIPQVLRAEVARRSWKREPVAIGAATDPYQPAEGKYRLTRGCLEVLCSVRNPFSIVTRGPMIVRDIDVLQEASRRADVQVNFSVPTLHLEVWRRTEPGTAPPRQRLRALRALIDAGVKAGVGMAPILPGISDKPEMLREVVMAARDAGAAFLWANVLYLKPGTREHFLENLARDWPEMLDRYLRLYARPYVPREVAEPIQERVRLLRGEYDIADRRREPLAPAPGAEQLALFGL
- a CDS encoding thiamine pyrophosphate-requiring protein, with the translated sequence MRVANVIAEVLKREGVEFLVAYPVNALIEACAQIDIRTIIVRQERTGIHMADAYSRLNSGKKVGVFACQNGPGAENAFGGIAQAFSESVPLVFIPAGYGRHLTHVYPNFNSTLNYRNVTKWSEQVLTPAAVVEAMRRAFTQVRNGRPGPALIEVPADVWREEVPGTEDGLKYEPVRATRYAPDPADISRAAEALANAERPVIYAGQGVHYAEAWDELREFAELLEAPVTTSLEGKSAFPEDHPLSLGSGGRSLPKPVWDFLQASDLICGIGCSFSRTSYGIQFSPNKTYIHNTVDPTDLNKDIPTKYPLVGDARLTLQALTAELRERLKGRPRGKTAAIKAEIDRCRDEWLQTWSPKLNSEEVPLSPYRVIRDLMQTVDVRNTIITHDAGSPRDQLSPFWPSVTPLSYIGWGKTTQLGYGLGLAMGAKLARPDKLCINVWGDAAIGMTGMDFETAARERIPILSILLNNFSMAIELPVMPVSTEKYRSTDISGNYADFACALGGYGERVTTPDQIVPSIKRGIQATQEGRPALLEFITQKETQISSFGRG